Proteins from a single region of Pseudomonas phenolilytica:
- the qhpR gene encoding AraC-like transcriptional regulator QhpR: MSSLFEQTDASAGLALVTSGQKHAGVLAAAASGLCTFIERQGGDAERVLGVSGIDAQLLQHPTLSLALPNYCQVLEEAARQSGCDNFGLYYGQQFKPQALGLLGYIGLCSATVEQALINFARAFPLHQRNSLIRLVDDGECYRFDYQVRHGAILCRRQDAELTLGMARNLIRHVLGSQWAPRAVHFEHPRPADWHEHSKVFDAPVYFEQPYNSLLIPKVGLNRPMPGSDPILLMVMQDSLRQLSLAGGDEPDVVDDARAQIRQRLMLGEPGLEDIAEQMGMSSWSLQRRLREEGLSFSALVDKQRQELATYYLRQQQLPISELAPLLGYSETSAFSRAFRRWFGVSPRQWRQHSDLVDTRQP, encoded by the coding sequence ATGAGTTCCTTATTCGAGCAGACGGATGCGTCGGCCGGCCTGGCGCTTGTCACCAGCGGGCAAAAACATGCCGGCGTGCTGGCCGCAGCGGCCAGCGGCTTGTGCACCTTCATCGAGCGGCAGGGAGGCGACGCCGAGCGGGTGCTCGGCGTGTCGGGCATCGATGCGCAATTGCTGCAGCATCCGACCCTGAGCCTTGCGCTCCCGAACTACTGCCAGGTGCTGGAAGAAGCGGCGCGGCAATCGGGCTGTGACAATTTCGGTCTGTACTATGGCCAGCAGTTCAAGCCACAGGCGTTGGGACTGCTGGGTTATATCGGCTTGTGCTCGGCAACGGTCGAGCAGGCGCTGATCAATTTCGCCCGCGCCTTCCCACTGCACCAACGCAACAGCCTGATTCGTCTGGTCGATGATGGGGAGTGCTATCGCTTCGACTATCAGGTCCGCCACGGCGCCATCCTCTGCCGGCGGCAGGACGCCGAGCTGACCCTGGGCATGGCCCGCAACCTGATTCGTCACGTGCTCGGCAGCCAATGGGCGCCGCGCGCGGTGCACTTCGAGCACCCGCGCCCGGCTGATTGGCATGAGCACAGCAAGGTCTTCGATGCGCCGGTGTACTTCGAGCAACCGTACAACTCGCTGCTGATCCCCAAGGTCGGCCTGAACCGCCCGATGCCGGGCAGCGACCCGATCCTGCTGATGGTCATGCAGGATTCCCTGCGCCAGCTCAGCCTGGCGGGCGGCGATGAGCCGGACGTCGTCGATGATGCCCGCGCGCAGATCCGCCAGCGTCTGATGCTGGGCGAGCCGGGACTGGAAGATATCGCCGAGCAGATGGGCATGAGCAGCTGGTCGCTACAGCGTCGCCTGCGCGAGGAAGGGCTGAGCTTCTCCGCGCTGGTGGACAAGCAGCGCCAGGAGCTGGCGACCTACTACTTGCGCCAGCAGCAGCTGCCCATTTCGGAGCTGGCACCCTTGCTGGGCTATTCCGAGACCAGTGCCTTTTCCCGTGCATTCCGCCGCTGGTTCGGCGTAAGTCCCCGCCAGTGGCGCCAGCACAGCGATCTGGTCGACACCCGGCAGCCGTAG
- the mutS gene encoding DNA mismatch repair protein MutS, which translates to MSDLSQHTPMMQQYWKLKREHPDQLMFYRMGDFYELFYDDAKKAAALLDITLTARGQSAGTAIPMAGIPFHSAEGYLARLVKLGESVVICEQIGDPATSKGPVERQVVRIITPGTVSDEALLDERRDNLLAAVVGDEKLFGLSVLDIASGRFSVQELKGWETLLAELERLSPAELLIPDDWPQGLPLEKRRGVRRRAPWDFDRDSAFKSLCQQFSTQDLKGFGCENLTLAIGAAGCLLAYAKETQRTALPHLRSLRHERLDDTVILDGASRRNLELDVNLAGGRENTLQSVMDRCQTAMGSRLLTRWLNRPLRNREVLEARQDSITCLLEHYRFEQLQPQLKDIGDLERILARIGLRNARPRDLARLRDALAALPQLQAGMQDLVAPHLLGLATSISTYPELADLLARAIIDNPPAVIRDGGVLKTGYDAELDELQSLSENAGQYLMDLETREKARTGLANLKVGYNRVHGYFIELPSKQAESAPADYIRRQTLKGAERFITPELKEFEDKALSAKSRALAREKLLYDELLELLIGHLPPLQESAAALAELDVLSNLAERALNLDLNRPRFVEQPCLRIEQGRHPVVEQVLETPFVANDLALDDATRMLVITGPNMGGKSTYMRQTALIVLLAQIGSFVPAAACELSLVDRIFTRIGSSDDLAGGRSTFMVEMSETANILHNASDKSLVLMDEVGRGTSTFDGLSLAWAAAEQLAKLRAFTLFATHYFELTVLPESEPVVANVHLSATEHNERIVFLHHVLPGPASQSYGLAVAQLAGVPGEVIQRARDHLSRLETTSLPHEAPRMAAGQSAPPVQSDLFASLPHPVIEQLRRINPDDLSPRQALDLLYSLKSQA; encoded by the coding sequence ATTTCCGATCTTTCGCAGCACACGCCGATGATGCAACAGTACTGGAAGCTCAAGCGCGAGCATCCGGACCAGCTGATGTTCTACCGCATGGGCGACTTCTACGAGCTGTTCTACGACGACGCCAAGAAGGCCGCGGCGCTGCTCGACATCACCCTCACCGCGCGCGGTCAGTCGGCGGGAACGGCGATCCCCATGGCCGGCATTCCGTTCCACTCCGCCGAGGGCTACCTGGCGCGACTGGTCAAGCTTGGCGAATCGGTAGTGATCTGCGAGCAGATCGGCGACCCGGCCACCAGCAAAGGGCCGGTGGAACGCCAAGTGGTACGCATCATCACGCCGGGCACGGTGAGCGACGAAGCGCTGCTCGACGAGCGCCGCGACAACCTGCTGGCGGCGGTAGTCGGCGACGAGAAGCTGTTCGGCCTGTCGGTGCTGGACATCGCCAGCGGCCGCTTCAGCGTGCAGGAACTCAAGGGCTGGGAAACCCTGCTCGCAGAACTGGAGCGCCTGAGCCCGGCAGAATTGCTGATTCCCGACGACTGGCCGCAGGGCCTGCCGCTGGAGAAACGCCGCGGCGTGCGCCGTCGCGCGCCCTGGGATTTCGATCGCGACTCGGCCTTCAAGAGCCTCTGCCAGCAATTTTCCACTCAGGACCTCAAGGGCTTCGGCTGCGAGAACCTGACCCTGGCCATCGGCGCCGCCGGCTGCTTGCTCGCCTACGCCAAGGAAACCCAGCGCACCGCCCTGCCCCACCTGCGCAGCCTGCGCCACGAGCGCCTCGATGACACGGTGATCCTCGATGGTGCCAGCCGGCGCAACCTGGAGCTGGACGTCAACCTGGCCGGCGGTCGCGAGAACACACTGCAATCGGTCATGGACCGCTGCCAGACCGCCATGGGCTCGCGCCTGCTGACCCGCTGGCTGAATCGCCCGCTGCGCAACCGCGAGGTCCTCGAAGCACGCCAGGACTCGATCACCTGCCTGCTCGAGCACTACCGCTTCGAGCAGCTGCAGCCGCAGCTCAAGGACATCGGTGACCTGGAACGCATCCTCGCCCGTATCGGCCTGCGCAACGCCCGTCCGCGCGACCTGGCGCGCCTGCGCGACGCGCTCGCTGCGCTACCGCAGCTGCAGGCCGGCATGCAGGATCTGGTGGCACCGCATCTGCTCGGACTGGCGACAAGCATCAGCACCTACCCGGAACTGGCCGACCTGCTGGCGCGCGCCATCATCGACAATCCGCCTGCGGTGATTCGCGACGGCGGTGTGCTCAAGACCGGCTACGACGCCGAGCTGGATGAGCTGCAGTCGCTCTCCGAGAACGCCGGCCAGTACCTGATGGATCTGGAGACCCGCGAGAAAGCGCGCACCGGGCTGGCCAACCTCAAGGTTGGCTACAACCGCGTGCACGGCTACTTCATCGAGCTGCCGAGCAAGCAGGCCGAATCGGCGCCGGCCGACTACATCCGCCGGCAGACGCTCAAGGGCGCCGAGCGCTTCATCACCCCGGAACTCAAAGAGTTCGAGGACAAGGCGCTGTCGGCCAAGAGCCGTGCTCTGGCCCGTGAAAAGCTGCTCTATGACGAGCTGCTGGAACTGCTCATCGGCCATCTGCCGCCCCTGCAGGAAAGCGCCGCCGCACTGGCCGAGCTGGACGTGCTGAGCAACCTCGCCGAGCGGGCGCTGAATCTCGATCTGAACCGCCCGCGCTTCGTCGAGCAACCCTGCCTGCGCATCGAGCAGGGCCGCCATCCGGTGGTCGAGCAGGTGCTGGAGACGCCCTTCGTCGCCAACGATCTCGCCCTCGACGACGCCACCCGCATGCTGGTCATCACCGGGCCGAACATGGGCGGTAAGTCCACCTACATGCGCCAGACCGCGCTGATCGTGCTGCTGGCGCAGATTGGCAGCTTCGTGCCGGCGGCGGCGTGCGAGCTGTCGCTGGTGGACCGCATCTTCACCCGCATCGGCTCTTCGGACGATCTCGCCGGCGGGCGCTCGACCTTCATGGTGGAGATGAGCGAAACCGCCAACATCCTGCACAACGCCAGTGACAAGAGCCTGGTGCTGATGGACGAAGTGGGCCGTGGCACCAGCACCTTCGATGGCTTGTCGCTGGCCTGGGCAGCCGCCGAGCAGCTGGCGAAGCTGCGCGCCTTCACGTTGTTCGCCACTCACTACTTCGAGCTGACCGTGCTGCCAGAAAGCGAGCCCGTGGTGGCCAACGTGCACCTGTCGGCCACCGAGCACAACGAGCGCATCGTCTTCCTCCACCATGTGCTGCCGGGGCCGGCGAGCCAGAGCTACGGCCTGGCGGTGGCGCAGCTGGCAGGCGTTCCGGGCGAGGTCATCCAGCGCGCCCGCGACCATCTGTCGCGCCTGGAAACCACCAGCCTGCCCCACGAAGCGCCGAGAATGGCAGCTGGCCAGTCCGCGCCTCCGGTGCAGAGCGATCTTTTCGCCAGTTTGCCGCATCCTGTGATCGAGCAATTGCGTCGAATCAATCCCGATGATCTGTCTCCGCGACAGGCGCTGGACCTGCTATACAGCCTTAAATCGCAAGCCTGA